In Pedobacter heparinus DSM 2366, the following are encoded in one genomic region:
- a CDS encoding glycoside hydrolase domain-containing protein, with protein MKKLLFSSLMLIGPLVYGQNKDKLLHAIDIDAIRETKLTGYIGLAPTVMSKPAASTQVTAFLKKFPGKKYFTFPESRENSIRLLDSLPEKWTNHSAADLVSFKGVAQPGEYYVFQVGVYGAGQPLKNIQVRFSALNNDKGQSIKEVTCFNSGGISFKGEKFSKSLHLDPHNVLPLWFGVDVPENYKGLYKGTVEIKPEGLPATLIHISIDVKGNIIANHGYNDETKLSRLAWLNTKVAMDDGLTNGFKQVDRAQKNISILGRTIKLSDQGLPLDIQTFFDKNNELILPKGEPIIAAPIRFIIEKDGRELPLAAGTLKFEDHFPGSTHWETKLTNGDISVTIKGRADYDGFIGYSAVVTASKDISIDDIRLQVPMRPEKATYMMGLDKEGGFSPKDWRWKWDVLEKHQDEVWMGAVNGGLKLKLKGKNYQRQLVNLYYPFGPLHEPESWGNGHKGGVDIYEQEKTVMIKAYSGERTLKKGETYQFDAEFLVTPFKLINKDIQFNDRYYHSDIDTTSNTIRLAQEHGANIINIHHKKDIYPFLDYPMANDNVPDLKAFIDSSHTKGIKTKLYYTTREISVNAPEIWAMRALGDEIIYPGPGMATRTLVNPNGVHPWLGQNLKKDFIPGWVATFTSGKYKGRQDLSILTRPDSRLNNFFLGGLEWMCKELNIDGIYMDDLALDRETMQRTRKILERDRPGAKIDMHTWNHYNKYAKWASSLNLYMDMLPYIDHLWVGEARDYDRSSDYWLIEVSGVPFGLSSQMLNKGGNPWRGMVFGITNRLGWFKAKTPEYIWKFWDDYHIEKKQMIGFWNDEIPVKTDNKKTEATIYKGKDEVIVALANWTAEPQKCKLKIDWKALGLSPDQVTAEIPEIKEFQDGRSINVEKEINLEGEKGFLIVIKRKQ; from the coding sequence ATGAAAAAACTGCTATTCTCTTCCCTGATGTTAATTGGCCCGCTTGTTTACGGACAGAACAAAGACAAACTGCTACATGCGATTGACATTGACGCCATACGGGAAACCAAATTAACCGGGTATATCGGATTGGCTCCTACAGTGATGTCTAAACCAGCAGCAAGCACACAGGTGACTGCCTTTTTAAAAAAATTTCCGGGGAAAAAGTATTTTACCTTTCCTGAAAGCAGGGAAAATTCAATCCGCCTGCTGGATAGTCTGCCTGAAAAATGGACAAACCATTCGGCGGCCGATCTGGTTTCATTTAAAGGCGTAGCACAACCAGGAGAATATTATGTATTTCAGGTTGGGGTTTATGGAGCTGGGCAGCCTTTAAAAAATATACAGGTTCGCTTTTCAGCTCTAAACAATGACAAGGGGCAGTCTATAAAAGAAGTAACCTGTTTCAATTCGGGGGGCATTTCTTTTAAAGGAGAGAAATTTTCAAAATCGCTGCATCTTGATCCGCACAATGTATTGCCTTTATGGTTTGGGGTAGATGTACCTGAAAATTACAAAGGTCTATATAAAGGTACAGTGGAGATTAAGCCCGAAGGTCTGCCGGCTACCTTAATTCACATAAGTATAGATGTAAAGGGAAATATTATTGCCAATCATGGCTACAATGACGAGACCAAATTGTCCCGTCTGGCCTGGCTGAATACAAAAGTTGCAATGGACGATGGCCTGACCAATGGCTTTAAACAGGTAGACCGGGCTCAAAAGAACATTTCTATATTGGGCCGTACCATTAAATTATCTGATCAGGGCCTGCCACTTGATATTCAAACTTTTTTTGATAAAAACAATGAACTGATCTTACCGAAAGGCGAACCCATTATTGCGGCGCCTATCCGGTTTATTATTGAAAAAGATGGACGGGAACTTCCGCTTGCCGCAGGAACATTGAAATTTGAAGATCATTTTCCGGGGTCAACACATTGGGAAACTAAATTAACGAACGGGGACATCAGCGTTACCATTAAAGGCCGTGCAGATTATGATGGATTTATTGGTTATAGTGCGGTAGTGACGGCTTCAAAGGATATCTCTATAGATGATATCCGTTTGCAGGTACCTATGCGTCCGGAAAAAGCGACCTATATGATGGGACTGGACAAAGAAGGTGGTTTTAGTCCGAAAGACTGGCGCTGGAAATGGGATGTGCTGGAAAAACATCAGGATGAGGTATGGATGGGTGCGGTGAATGGTGGACTGAAGCTAAAACTTAAAGGGAAAAACTATCAGCGACAGCTGGTTAACCTCTATTATCCATTTGGGCCATTGCATGAGCCTGAATCCTGGGGCAATGGTCATAAAGGTGGGGTAGATATTTATGAACAGGAAAAAACAGTAATGATTAAGGCCTATTCTGGTGAGCGCACCTTGAAAAAGGGAGAAACCTATCAGTTTGATGCAGAATTTCTGGTTACACCTTTCAAACTGATCAATAAGGACATACAGTTTAACGATCGCTATTACCATTCGGACATTGATACAACCAGCAATACAATCAGACTTGCACAGGAACATGGGGCCAATATCATCAACATCCACCACAAGAAAGATATCTACCCTTTCCTGGACTATCCAATGGCCAATGACAATGTTCCCGACCTGAAAGCATTTATCGATAGCAGCCATACTAAAGGTATAAAAACAAAACTTTATTATACTACACGGGAGATTAGCGTAAATGCGCCTGAAATATGGGCTATGCGGGCATTGGGTGATGAAATCATTTACCCGGGTCCAGGAATGGCTACCAGAACTTTGGTAAACCCGAATGGCGTACATCCATGGCTGGGTCAGAATTTAAAGAAGGATTTTATACCGGGCTGGGTGGCTACTTTTACTTCGGGTAAATATAAAGGCCGCCAGGACCTTTCGATCCTGACCAGGCCCGATTCTCGCTTAAATAATTTTTTTCTGGGCGGACTGGAATGGATGTGCAAGGAGCTGAACATTGATGGCATTTACATGGATGACCTGGCGCTTGACAGGGAAACCATGCAAAGGACCCGTAAAATCCTGGAGCGCGACCGTCCAGGTGCGAAAATTGACATGCATACCTGGAACCATTACAACAAATATGCAAAATGGGCTTCTTCGCTAAACCTGTATATGGATATGCTTCCTTATATTGATCATTTATGGGTTGGTGAAGCCAGGGATTACGACCGTTCTTCTGATTACTGGCTGATAGAAGTAAGTGGTGTTCCCTTCGGACTTTCTTCACAAATGCTGAACAAAGGTGGAAATCCATGGAGGGGTATGGTATTTGGTATTACAAACCGTTTGGGTTGGTTTAAAGCCAAAACACCAGAATATATCTGGAAATTCTGGGATGACTACCATATTGAAAAGAAACAGATGATCGGATTCTGGAATGATGAAATTCCGGTTAAAACGGATAATAAAAAAACTGAGGCCACTATTTATAAAGGAAAGGATGAAGTAATTGTGGCTTTGGCCAACTGGACTGCAGAACCGCAGAAATGCAAACTGAAAATAGACTGGAAAGCCCTGGGCTTGTCCCCTGACCAGGTAACAGCAGAAATACCGGAAATAAAAGAGTTCCAGGACGGACGGTCAATCAATGTCGAAAAAGAAATCAACCTTGAAGGCGAAAAAGGCTTTCTTATTGTAATCAAAAGGAAACAATAA
- a CDS encoding right-handed parallel beta-helix repeat-containing protein, translating to MKITTLMKRSASLLLLGLTLWVPVNAQQALKIYVAPNGKVNAAGTLKNPVSTISTALARANAAAKKSKKPVEIILRAGVYPQTNTLEIVQGKTWNSLVPLTIKAYNNEKVIVHGGKIIAPNLIKPVSDAGYRKRFLPEFRNRIRQVNLKEAGIKNTGKLRMTGFTRPFAPAWLEIFTNDEPGRIARWPNKGTVPIHSVLDTGSIPRWGDSTNRGGTFTYKDINRPSRWKEPEKAWIAGFFMWGYADDAVPLKGIDTVKQTITTLKPHAYGFGNGKPWRAWHAYNIPEEIDVPGEYYVDTETKMLYFLPPDNLKKLEISELESPLFSIDDVQNVKIQNLDFTCSRGIGITMERTERVLIDGCKFTNLGIVAVFMGKGVEAESDSLSVFAVKPASRSIGSLVQYVYDHTVFDREAGKNNGIVNCEVYNTGSGGFLISGGNRLTLERGNNYVKNCSIHDFNRIERSYRPGIWITGVGNSISNCDIYNAPSSGVMLHGNNHLVEYNNFHHLVMDSDDMGALYFGRNPSEMGQIVRYNYFHHIGGDHKTMAVYHDDGACGMEVYDNVFYKAGTVAGFIGGGRDNPYHNNIFIETKYAGHIDDRLKHWARAMLVKDGTFQKRLEAVNYKNPPYSTQYPTLPKYFEDNPEIPKRDTFYNNLLVKMPKRVEGREEMLPFMKSNYETNEDPGFENYAKENFKLRKDAIIWQKIPGFRNIPFEKIGYQKVK from the coding sequence ATGAAGATTACGACTTTAATGAAAAGATCGGCAAGTTTATTGCTGTTAGGTCTGACCCTTTGGGTCCCGGTAAATGCGCAGCAAGCCCTTAAAATATATGTGGCCCCAAATGGGAAAGTAAACGCTGCAGGTACGCTTAAAAACCCTGTATCAACAATTTCAACAGCCTTAGCCAGGGCCAATGCCGCAGCTAAGAAGAGCAAAAAACCTGTAGAGATTATTTTACGTGCCGGAGTTTATCCGCAGACAAATACCCTGGAAATTGTACAGGGGAAAACCTGGAATTCATTGGTGCCCCTGACTATAAAGGCTTACAACAATGAAAAGGTAATTGTTCATGGTGGGAAGATCATTGCCCCAAACCTGATCAAACCCGTTTCGGATGCCGGATATCGGAAGCGCTTTCTACCGGAATTCAGGAACAGGATAAGGCAGGTAAACCTTAAGGAAGCCGGTATTAAAAATACCGGTAAGTTAAGGATGACCGGCTTTACAAGACCTTTTGCACCTGCATGGCTGGAAATTTTTACAAATGACGAACCGGGCAGAATTGCACGCTGGCCAAATAAAGGGACTGTCCCTATCCACTCTGTACTGGATACGGGTTCCATTCCAAGATGGGGCGACTCTACAAACCGGGGTGGTACCTTTACCTATAAGGACATTAACCGCCCTTCAAGGTGGAAAGAACCTGAGAAAGCCTGGATAGCCGGCTTTTTCATGTGGGGCTATGCAGATGACGCGGTGCCTTTAAAGGGCATAGATACAGTAAAACAGACCATTACTACACTTAAGCCCCATGCCTATGGTTTCGGAAATGGAAAACCATGGCGGGCATGGCATGCATATAATATACCTGAAGAGATTGATGTTCCGGGAGAATACTATGTGGACACCGAGACCAAAATGCTTTACTTTTTACCGCCCGATAATTTAAAAAAACTGGAAATCTCAGAACTGGAAAGTCCACTATTTTCCATAGATGATGTACAGAATGTGAAGATACAAAACCTGGATTTTACCTGCAGCCGGGGCATCGGTATTACGATGGAAAGAACAGAGCGCGTGCTGATTGATGGCTGTAAGTTTACCAATCTTGGCATTGTAGCAGTTTTTATGGGTAAAGGTGTAGAGGCAGAATCAGACAGCTTAAGTGTATTTGCCGTTAAGCCCGCCTCCAGATCTATTGGGAGCCTGGTACAATATGTTTATGACCATACGGTTTTTGACCGGGAAGCCGGAAAAAACAATGGAATTGTCAACTGCGAAGTTTACAATACCGGATCAGGTGGCTTTTTGATCAGCGGCGGGAACAGGTTAACTCTTGAACGCGGCAATAATTATGTTAAAAACTGTAGCATTCACGATTTCAACCGCATTGAACGTTCGTATCGCCCTGGTATATGGATCACAGGGGTAGGTAACAGCATTTCCAACTGCGACATTTACAATGCACCTTCATCTGGTGTGATGCTGCATGGCAATAATCATCTGGTTGAGTATAATAATTTTCATCACCTGGTGATGGACTCGGATGATATGGGCGCCCTGTATTTTGGCAGGAACCCTTCTGAAATGGGGCAGATTGTAAGGTACAACTATTTTCATCATATAGGTGGTGATCATAAGACTATGGCGGTTTACCACGATGACGGAGCCTGTGGAATGGAAGTTTATGACAATGTATTTTATAAAGCAGGAACTGTTGCAGGCTTTATTGGTGGCGGCAGGGACAATCCTTACCACAACAACATTTTTATTGAAACAAAATATGCTGGGCATATTGATGACCGGCTAAAGCACTGGGCAAGGGCCATGCTGGTAAAAGATGGTACTTTTCAAAAACGACTGGAAGCTGTAAATTACAAGAACCCACCTTATTCGACCCAGTACCCAACATTACCAAAATACTTTGAAGATAATCCGGAGATTCCAAAAAGAGATACTTTTTATAACAACCTGTTGGTAAAAATGCCAAAAAGAGTTGAAGGCCGGGAAGAAATGCTGCCGTTTATGAAAAGCAATTACGAAACCAATGAAGATCCTGGTTTTGAAAACTATGCCAAAGAAAACTTTAAATTGCGTAAGGATGCCATCATATGGCAAAAAATACCTGGTTTCAGAAATATCCCATTTGAAAAAATTGGCTATCAAAAAGTAAAATGA
- a CDS encoding carbohydrate-binding family 9-like protein codes for MILKVAYLPEINTNTGLFGLSDLLDQVERQPIGCSPWKEYAGADVQAGFAIVQGKDCIALKYYVREAFSNPVYFNANDPVYRDSCVEFFIGFNTDAGYYNFEFNNAGTCLLGFGTGRERKYLPKSLIDQISYCRSFKSKGMESLIEWELTLVIPFEVFCFHTIRKLEGPSCRGNFFKCGDDLPEPHYLAWNNITTDSPNFHLPEYFGLIDFV; via the coding sequence ATGATACTAAAAGTAGCATACCTGCCGGAAATCAACACCAATACAGGGCTCTTTGGGCTGTCTGATCTACTTGACCAAGTGGAACGACAGCCCATAGGCTGCTCACCCTGGAAAGAATATGCCGGCGCAGACGTACAAGCCGGTTTCGCCATTGTTCAGGGGAAAGACTGCATCGCGCTGAAATATTATGTCAGGGAAGCCTTTAGTAATCCTGTATATTTTAACGCCAACGACCCGGTATACAGAGACAGTTGTGTAGAGTTTTTTATTGGTTTTAATACCGATGCAGGATATTACAACTTTGAGTTCAACAACGCCGGAACCTGTTTATTGGGTTTTGGAACAGGCAGGGAAAGAAAGTACCTGCCAAAATCGCTTATCGATCAGATCAGCTACTGCCGCTCATTTAAAAGCAAGGGAATGGAATCGCTGATAGAATGGGAGCTGACGCTGGTTATTCCTTTTGAGGTATTCTGTTTTCATACCATTCGTAAACTTGAAGGACCATCATGCAGGGGCAATTTTTTTAAATGCGGTGATGATCTTCCAGAGCCGCATTACCTGGCCTGGAACAATATTACAACGGATAGTCCCAACTTTCATTTACCGGAATATTTTGGTTTAATTGATTTTGTATAA
- a CDS encoding class I SAM-dependent methyltransferase produces MFQEESYNKHGNWYNTLFPTEESKKAYFQKFKEADQNTINNWLQSIQFSCLDPLISVKGQAWLTVGDAYGLDANYIISNGNDNTAHASDLKSDFLKVSEQEGFINSFSAENAEKLSFEDNSFDYVLCKETYHHFPRPYMAVYEMLRVARKGIMMIEPQDPVIKMPMFLFITNILAAINDKLVQKVWKNRFSYEPVGNFVYKVSEREFEKLAAGLNLRMVAFKRINSNFYYKGAETTMANPGNLKFLKLRMKKYIFDLLVKLKLCSSQVLTSLIFKETPDEQEQQKLKRAGYHLVHIPLNPYL; encoded by the coding sequence ATGTTTCAAGAAGAGAGCTATAATAAACATGGGAACTGGTACAACACCCTATTCCCAACTGAAGAATCTAAAAAAGCTTATTTTCAAAAATTCAAAGAAGCAGATCAGAATACCATCAACAACTGGCTTCAAAGTATACAATTCTCCTGTCTCGACCCGTTGATCAGTGTAAAGGGACAGGCTTGGTTAACCGTTGGTGATGCTTACGGTTTAGATGCCAATTACATCATTTCAAATGGCAATGACAATACCGCCCACGCCAGTGATCTGAAAAGTGATTTCCTCAAAGTTTCTGAACAGGAAGGGTTTATCAATAGTTTTTCGGCTGAAAATGCCGAGAAGCTGTCTTTTGAAGACAACAGCTTTGATTATGTATTGTGCAAAGAAACCTACCATCATTTTCCAAGGCCATATATGGCGGTATATGAAATGCTGAGGGTAGCCAGAAAGGGCATCATGATGATTGAACCCCAGGATCCGGTAATTAAAATGCCAATGTTCCTGTTCATCACCAATATTCTGGCAGCAATAAATGATAAACTGGTACAGAAAGTCTGGAAAAACCGGTTTTCTTATGAACCTGTAGGAAATTTTGTATACAAGGTTTCTGAACGCGAGTTTGAAAAACTAGCGGCAGGACTGAATTTACGTATGGTGGCTTTTAAAAGGATCAATTCCAATTTCTATTATAAAGGTGCAGAAACAACCATGGCCAATCCGGGAAATCTGAAGTTTTTAAAACTAAGGATGAAAAAATATATATTCGACCTGCTGGTGAAGTTAAAATTATGCAGCAGTCAGGTGCTTACAAGTTTAATTTTTAAAGAAACACCAGATGAACAGGAGCAGCAAAAGTTAAAGCGGGCCGGTTATCACCTGGTGCACATTCCGCTCAACCCTTACCTGTAA
- a CDS encoding substrate-binding domain-containing protein: MKNIRIKDIAVKAKVSAGTVDRVLHDRGNVSEKVKERILKIIEEMNYEPNFMARALGTKKEYHFAALIGDPRYDAYWLDPRAGIQKAAKEARQYGVKVTLFMFNPYDPHSFVKKAEEVSRANPDGILLAPMFYREVLPFFEAWKKQEIPFVLFNTQIAEFDPLSYIGQDSYQSGQVAGKLIHYGQPQPPSVLIAHIDEEISNSAHLTKKEQGLRNYFIQNNLNHQYEIIKAELNLRNYALFVEQLDSIFEGNPQLQFCFVTTSKAFEIAKYFEQKFINHIKIIGYDLIPQNLHYLNKGSISFLINQNPLGQGYWGINQLVDHLVFKKEISAIKFLPLDIVTKENLNYYIDDSMLYNRF, translated from the coding sequence ATGAAGAACATCCGTATTAAGGATATTGCCGTTAAAGCAAAAGTATCTGCAGGTACTGTCGACAGGGTATTGCACGACCGGGGGAATGTTTCTGAAAAGGTAAAGGAGCGGATTCTTAAGATCATTGAAGAAATGAACTATGAGCCAAATTTCATGGCCCGCGCCCTTGGAACCAAAAAAGAATATCATTTTGCCGCGCTTATTGGTGATCCCCGCTACGATGCGTATTGGCTCGATCCAAGGGCCGGGATCCAAAAGGCCGCGAAAGAAGCACGACAATACGGTGTTAAGGTGACATTGTTTATGTTCAATCCTTATGATCCCCATTCATTTGTGAAAAAAGCTGAAGAAGTTAGCCGTGCCAATCCGGATGGGATTTTACTTGCTCCAATGTTTTACAGGGAAGTACTTCCGTTTTTCGAAGCATGGAAAAAACAGGAAATCCCTTTCGTTCTGTTTAATACCCAAATTGCAGAATTTGATCCCCTGAGTTATATCGGACAAGATTCCTATCAGAGCGGCCAGGTTGCAGGTAAGCTGATCCATTACGGACAACCCCAGCCACCATCCGTTTTAATTGCCCATATCGATGAAGAGATCAGTAATTCAGCCCACCTTACCAAGAAAGAGCAGGGTTTAAGGAATTACTTCATTCAGAATAATTTGAACCATCAATATGAGATCATTAAAGCAGAGTTGAACTTACGCAATTACGCTTTGTTTGTAGAACAGCTCGATTCCATATTTGAAGGTAATCCCCAGTTGCAGTTTTGTTTTGTGACAACCTCCAAAGCCTTTGAAATCGCAAAGTATTTTGAACAAAAATTTATCAACCACATCAAAATAATAGGCTACGATCTTATTCCTCAAAACCTCCATTACCTCAATAAAGGGTCTATCAGCTTTTTAATCAATCAAAATCCATTAGGACAGGGGTATTGGGGTATTAACCAGTTGGTTGATCATTTGGTGTTTAAAAAGGAAATTTCGGCCATCAAGTTTCTGCCGCTGGATATTGTTACCAAAGAAAATCTGAACTATTACATCGATGATTCGATGCTTTACAACAGATTTTAA
- a CDS encoding DUF5107 domain-containing protein produces MEDTKIKEKAIIRKELIVLKTYPYSDPSPIPEFGRLYPYNRFDGYTNKSIEQTWEMIVMENNHIKIWINPAVGGKIWGAIEKSTTREFIYFNHAAKFRDVAMRGPWTSGGMEINMGIIGHTPSCSAPVDYKTIENEDGSVSCFIGATDWPSRTEWRVEIKLGKDAAHFSTKSWWHNNSCMSQSYYQWNNVGIKTSGNLEYIYPGQHRLGHDGVPQSWPEDDEKRKISFYDQNNYGEYKSYHVFGAYTDFWGCYWHNDQFGMGHSAPYDEKPGKKIWIWGLSRYGMIWEDLLTDEDGQYTEVQSGRLFNQSIAASSKTPFKHRSFLPYTYDTWEEHWFPVKNTGGLTYGNQQLSFYITVQEGNQLINICANESLDDHFKVFHHTKEILSTQLRMKAMQNCSFGLPYPVKAAELLVTLNDSIIYNGPEQHTVLKRPTKLSKDYNFDSVQAHCIQAKEWERQRFFDRAITHYQICLDLDPFYTEALSGLAGLYFKQLKFTEALNLLSIVLSVDTYDPEANYLYGLVNERLRNTADAKDGFSIASQSVEYRVASFIALAKMLLREGQIEKAYAYVKKARLYSPDNLQSLYLSIIINNLKGNKKQSMLLIKQLLHTDPINYLAKFELNKAEGIPLDKITVSELPYETYTELAAFYYNVNLYSEALKLLEAAPDYAMVYLWKAYLYSLSDSKTTIASALEKAVAMRPDFVFPHREEDITVLNWAISQHNAWQFKYYLALAHIQNLRREEALSLLNSCQQLPDFYPFYIVRANLKEELQKDGCLSDLKKAFQLAPDEWRTVLNLSNYYAAHEDWVQALNITSKGYKMYPDNYYLGLKLAKCFMHTHKFEQGIALMTNMTVLPNEGASEGRNSWRETHLLCAFNALEDKNQEKATHHINMARTWPENMGIGKPHHVDERLEDYMQLICIDHENKEERKALTDKITSYRMHHKLSPYGILDFISIFLMQEMGDVKGAERILDNWLKQDPDALPLKWSIAFLKGNQQELAELSQQKVPVKEVLPYEVPFEDRSFPFVKKLHSIGLFNKHTHLATMN; encoded by the coding sequence ATGGAAGACACCAAGATTAAAGAAAAAGCGATCATCAGAAAGGAACTTATTGTACTTAAAACGTATCCCTATTCGGATCCGAGTCCCATTCCTGAGTTTGGACGCCTGTATCCTTATAACCGTTTTGATGGATACACCAATAAAAGCATAGAACAGACCTGGGAAATGATTGTTATGGAAAACAATCACATCAAAATCTGGATCAATCCAGCTGTAGGGGGAAAAATATGGGGTGCCATAGAAAAATCGACAACAAGGGAATTTATATATTTTAACCATGCAGCAAAATTCAGAGATGTAGCCATGAGAGGTCCCTGGACTTCCGGTGGCATGGAAATCAATATGGGCATCATCGGGCATACTCCCTCCTGTTCGGCTCCGGTTGACTACAAAACAATTGAGAATGAAGATGGCAGTGTAAGCTGCTTTATCGGGGCCACGGACTGGCCCTCCCGTACAGAATGGCGTGTAGAAATAAAACTGGGTAAAGATGCTGCACATTTTAGCACTAAAAGTTGGTGGCACAACAATAGTTGTATGTCCCAGTCCTACTATCAATGGAACAATGTGGGTATTAAAACCTCCGGAAACCTGGAATACATCTACCCGGGGCAGCATCGTTTAGGACACGATGGAGTACCACAGAGCTGGCCTGAGGATGACGAAAAAAGAAAAATTTCTTTCTACGACCAGAATAATTATGGTGAATATAAATCCTATCATGTTTTTGGCGCCTATACCGATTTTTGGGGGTGTTACTGGCATAATGATCAGTTTGGCATGGGACATTCTGCTCCTTATGACGAAAAACCAGGAAAAAAGATATGGATTTGGGGACTTTCGCGTTATGGTATGATCTGGGAAGATCTTTTAACAGACGAGGATGGCCAGTACACAGAGGTTCAAAGTGGTCGTTTATTTAATCAAAGTATTGCTGCCAGCTCTAAAACCCCGTTTAAACACAGGTCATTTTTACCCTATACTTACGATACCTGGGAAGAACATTGGTTTCCGGTTAAAAACACTGGAGGATTAACCTATGGCAATCAACAACTTTCATTTTATATAACTGTACAAGAAGGAAACCAATTGATTAATATCTGTGCCAATGAAAGCCTGGATGATCATTTTAAAGTTTTTCACCACACTAAGGAAATCCTTTCAACACAGCTTAGAATGAAAGCAATGCAGAACTGCAGCTTCGGACTTCCATACCCTGTAAAAGCAGCCGAATTACTGGTAACGTTAAATGATTCGATAATATACAATGGCCCTGAACAGCATACAGTATTAAAAAGACCCACAAAACTGAGTAAGGACTACAATTTCGATTCGGTACAAGCGCATTGCATTCAGGCAAAGGAATGGGAAAGACAACGTTTTTTTGACCGAGCAATAACGCATTATCAGATTTGCCTGGACCTGGACCCCTTTTATACAGAAGCGCTTAGCGGCCTGGCAGGTCTTTATTTTAAACAACTTAAATTTACTGAAGCACTGAACCTTTTAAGTATTGTATTATCTGTTGATACGTATGACCCGGAGGCCAATTATTTATATGGACTGGTAAATGAAAGGTTACGAAATACAGCAGACGCAAAGGATGGTTTTTCTATTGCCAGTCAATCTGTCGAGTATAGGGTTGCATCATTTATAGCTCTGGCAAAAATGTTACTGCGTGAAGGTCAGATTGAAAAGGCATATGCTTATGTAAAAAAAGCAAGATTGTATAGCCCGGACAATCTCCAATCTTTATATTTAAGCATCATTATAAACAATCTTAAAGGAAATAAAAAACAGTCGATGCTACTGATCAAACAGCTTTTACATACAGACCCCATTAATTACCTGGCAAAATTTGAATTAAACAAAGCAGAAGGCATCCCGCTGGACAAAATTACCGTAAGTGAACTTCCTTATGAAACTTATACAGAACTGGCTGCCTTCTATTACAATGTAAACCTGTATAGTGAAGCGCTTAAACTATTGGAAGCAGCCCCTGATTACGCAATGGTTTATCTTTGGAAAGCTTATCTATATTCGCTTTCCGATTCGAAAACTACTATTGCCAGTGCACTGGAAAAGGCAGTGGCAATGAGGCCTGATTTTGTTTTTCCGCATCGTGAAGAGGACATTACAGTATTGAACTGGGCAATTAGCCAGCACAATGCCTGGCAGTTTAAATATTATCTTGCACTTGCCCATATCCAGAACCTGCGCAGAGAAGAAGCATTGAGTCTTTTAAACAGCTGTCAGCAGCTGCCCGACTTCTATCCTTTTTATATTGTACGGGCAAACTTAAAAGAGGAATTGCAGAAGGACGGCTGCCTTTCTGACCTAAAAAAAGCCTTTCAGCTTGCACCCGATGAATGGAGGACAGTTCTAAACCTTTCCAATTACTACGCTGCACATGAGGACTGGGTGCAGGCACTCAACATCACCAGTAAAGGATATAAAATGTATCCCGACAATTATTATTTAGGGCTGAAACTTGCAAAATGCTTTATGCATACGCATAAATTTGAACAAGGGATTGCCCTGATGACCAATATGACCGTATTGCCAAATGAGGGGGCCTCTGAAGGCAGGAACAGCTGGCGGGAAACTCACCTGCTCTGTGCGTTTAACGCGCTTGAAGATAAGAACCAGGAAAAAGCGACACATCATATCAATATGGCTAGGACATGGCCTGAAAACATGGGCATTGGCAAACCTCATCATGTTGATGAGCGCCTCGAAGACTACATGCAGCTTATCTGTATAGATCATGAAAATAAAGAAGAACGAAAGGCACTAACGGATAAAATAACAAGTTACAGAATGCACCATAAACTCAGTCCTTATGGTATACTTGACTTCATCAGCATTTTTCTTATGCAGGAAATGGGTGATGTAAAAGGTGCAGAAAGAATCCTGGACAACTGGTTAAAACAAGATCCTGATGCTTTACCGCTAAAATGGAGCATCGCATTTTTAAAAGGCAACCAACAGGAATTGGCTGAACTTTCTCAACAGAAGGTTCCGGTTAAAGAGGTTCTGCCTTATGAAGTGCCATTTGAAGACCGGTCCTTTCCTTTCGTAAAAAAATTACACAGTATTGGATTATTTAACAAGCATACACATTTAGCTACAATGAATTAA